In one Halorubrum sp. CBA1229 genomic region, the following are encoded:
- a CDS encoding Na+/H+ antiporter NhaC family protein — MARSFTPTTFEDIDPDRRPSLAAALVPVLAVVAFLGIGSAVLGLDPHAPLLWSIAFVGAFGLWLGYDWDALYDGIANGLVMGLQALLIIFTIYGLIATWVSAGTIPGLMYFGLEILTPTTFLPAAAVVAAVVAFAIGSSWTTVGTLGVAFVGIGAGLGIPDPMTVGAVLSGAYAGDKQSPLSDTTNLAAGVTNTDLYAHIRRMRTGTLLAFGLAVLGFLALGLRASGAIPAGRIAEIQGALGGTYAVTLLAFIPLLVTFGLALRGHAPLPTLVAGVFAGVLTTIVVQGVGFVAAWDTFMYGTAPESGSELVNDLLATGGLTGSAWTITVVVAALALGGILERTGVLAVIAHAFTSSVRSPGALVAGTGVSAIVINALTAQQYMSIVLPSVTLRNTYEEFGLDTDQLSRAVEAAGTPTGALFPWHAGAVYMAGVTGVPTLEYAPYYLFAFLSPLVLFAMAATGYSLNATPTDAGGVGAAPAATADSAATDDD, encoded by the coding sequence ATGGCACGCTCGTTCACGCCCACGACGTTCGAGGACATCGACCCGGATCGCCGCCCGAGCCTGGCGGCGGCGCTGGTCCCGGTCCTCGCCGTCGTGGCGTTCCTCGGCATCGGCTCGGCCGTCCTCGGCCTCGACCCGCACGCGCCGCTCCTCTGGAGCATCGCCTTCGTCGGCGCCTTCGGCCTCTGGCTCGGCTACGACTGGGACGCCCTGTACGACGGCATCGCCAACGGGCTCGTGATGGGCCTGCAGGCGCTGCTCATCATCTTCACCATCTACGGGCTCATCGCGACGTGGGTGAGCGCCGGGACGATTCCGGGGCTCATGTACTTCGGCTTAGAGATCCTCACGCCGACGACGTTCCTCCCGGCCGCCGCGGTCGTCGCCGCGGTCGTGGCGTTCGCCATCGGCTCCTCGTGGACCACCGTCGGGACGCTCGGCGTCGCCTTCGTCGGCATCGGCGCGGGGCTCGGTATCCCGGACCCGATGACGGTCGGAGCCGTCCTCTCGGGGGCGTACGCCGGCGACAAGCAGTCGCCGCTCTCCGATACGACGAACCTCGCCGCCGGGGTGACAAACACCGACCTGTACGCGCACATCCGGCGGATGCGGACCGGCACCCTCCTCGCGTTCGGGCTCGCGGTGCTCGGCTTCCTCGCGCTCGGCCTCCGCGCCAGCGGCGCCATCCCCGCGGGCCGGATCGCGGAGATCCAGGGCGCGCTCGGCGGCACCTACGCGGTCACGCTGCTCGCTTTTATTCCGCTCCTCGTCACCTTCGGACTGGCGCTGCGCGGGCACGCGCCGCTCCCGACCCTCGTCGCCGGCGTCTTCGCCGGCGTGCTCACGACAATCGTTGTGCAGGGCGTCGGCTTCGTCGCCGCGTGGGACACCTTCATGTACGGGACCGCGCCCGAGTCCGGCTCCGAGCTCGTGAACGACCTGCTCGCGACCGGCGGGCTCACCGGCTCGGCGTGGACGATCACGGTCGTCGTCGCCGCGCTCGCGCTCGGCGGGATCTTGGAGCGCACCGGCGTGCTGGCCGTGATCGCCCACGCGTTCACCTCCTCCGTGCGCAGCCCCGGGGCGCTCGTCGCCGGGACCGGCGTCTCGGCGATCGTCATCAACGCGCTCACCGCCCAGCAGTACATGAGCATCGTGCTGCCGAGCGTCACGCTCCGGAACACCTACGAGGAGTTCGGCCTCGACACCGACCAGCTCTCCCGCGCGGTCGAGGCCGCGGGGACGCCGACCGGCGCGCTGTTCCCGTGGCACGCCGGCGCCGTCTACATGGCGGGGGTCACCGGCGTGCCGACGCTGGAGTACGCGCCGTACTACCTGTTCGCGTTCCTCTCGCCGCTCGTGTTGTTCGCCATGGCCGCGACCGGCTACTCGCTGAACGCGACGCCGACCGATGCGGGCGGTGTCGGCGCGGCGCCGGCGGCGACCGCTGACTCCGCCGCGACCGATGACGACTGA
- a CDS encoding class I SAM-dependent methyltransferase, whose product MDVPHTVAAALEDRSVAGKRCLEAGAGVGNASAGLLANGAARVYAVTNDRDHARTTRRRVGGGDVSGGDNSSDGGDDSGDRLTVLEADLRAVPLPDGSVDLITAHGLCNVLDPAALSAVAQELSRVAAPGAALVVDDYDPLPDDAAIRELFAVENAASALARGRPALTFYPAAFLRRFLAGHGWAFERERTLLEPVPWTESHVSAHADEAVSLAEEYPGEAGDALAATARRLASEIGSESVGRMYGLAFRLPD is encoded by the coding sequence ATGGACGTCCCGCACACGGTCGCGGCCGCGCTCGAGGACCGATCGGTCGCCGGAAAGCGCTGTCTGGAGGCCGGTGCGGGCGTCGGGAACGCGAGCGCCGGCCTGCTCGCGAACGGCGCCGCCCGGGTGTACGCCGTGACGAACGACCGGGACCACGCGCGGACGACGCGTCGGCGCGTCGGCGGCGGAGACGTTAGCGGCGGCGATAACAGTAGCGACGGCGGCGACGATAGCGGCGACCGACTGACGGTGCTGGAGGCTGACCTCCGGGCGGTCCCGCTCCCGGACGGCTCCGTCGACCTGATCACCGCGCACGGGCTCTGCAACGTCCTCGACCCCGCGGCGCTGTCGGCGGTCGCCCAGGAGCTCTCGCGGGTCGCCGCCCCGGGCGCGGCTCTCGTCGTCGACGACTACGACCCGCTCCCGGACGACGCCGCGATCCGCGAGCTGTTCGCCGTCGAGAACGCGGCGTCGGCGCTGGCCCGCGGCCGCCCGGCGCTCACCTTCTACCCGGCGGCGTTCCTGCGGCGGTTCCTCGCGGGGCACGGCTGGGCGTTCGAGCGGGAGCGGACGCTCCTGGAGCCGGTACCCTGGACCGAGAGCCACGTCTCCGCGCACGCCGACGAGGCCGTCTCCCTGGCCGAGGAGTACCCGGGTGAAGCGGGCGACGCGCTGGCCGCGACCGCTCGCCGCCTCGCGAGCGAGATCGGGTCCGAATCCGTCGGGCGGATGTACGGGCTCGCGTTTCGGCTTCCGGACTGA
- a CDS encoding aldo/keto reductase: protein METRPLGDTGHDSTVMTFGAIALNWLEQEGANQLVEHVLDYGVNHFDVAPTYGDAELKLGPKLRQHREEIFLGCKTQERTYEGAWRKLDRSLNRLGVDTIDLYQVHGLEYDEELDALTGDDGALAAFREAKEQGLIDHIGLTSHGDPDLILDALDRIDDLESVMFPLNPVVAGKDDDEYDYEAVLARADEENVGTLGIKAFAAGSWPSTDELPEADRPFANWYRPVAAPGEISERFDFAAAQGLTSVVSAGDPKLVTMILEAADDYDGMDATAQRSLVERVRHDDSPVPEQLHH from the coding sequence ATGGAGACCCGCCCGCTCGGCGACACCGGTCACGACAGCACCGTCATGACGTTCGGGGCGATCGCGCTCAACTGGCTCGAACAGGAGGGCGCGAACCAGCTGGTCGAACACGTCCTCGACTACGGCGTCAACCACTTCGACGTGGCCCCGACGTACGGCGACGCGGAGCTGAAGCTCGGCCCGAAGCTCCGCCAGCACCGCGAGGAGATCTTCCTCGGCTGCAAGACACAGGAGCGAACGTACGAGGGCGCGTGGCGCAAGCTCGACCGCTCGCTGAACCGCCTCGGCGTCGACACGATCGACCTGTATCAGGTGCACGGGCTCGAGTACGACGAGGAGCTCGACGCGCTCACGGGCGACGACGGCGCGCTCGCGGCGTTCCGCGAGGCGAAGGAGCAGGGGCTGATCGACCACATCGGGCTGACGAGCCACGGCGACCCCGACCTCATCCTCGACGCGCTCGACCGCATCGACGACCTCGAGTCGGTGATGTTTCCGCTGAATCCCGTCGTCGCCGGGAAGGACGACGACGAGTACGACTACGAGGCGGTCCTCGCTCGCGCCGACGAGGAGAACGTGGGCACGCTGGGGATCAAGGCGTTCGCGGCCGGCTCGTGGCCGTCGACGGACGAGCTCCCCGAGGCGGACCGGCCGTTCGCGAACTGGTACCGGCCGGTCGCCGCGCCCGGCGAGATCAGCGAGCGGTTCGACTTCGCCGCCGCGCAGGGGCTCACCAGCGTCGTCAGCGCCGGCGACCCGAAGCTCGTCACCATGATCCTCGAGGCCGCCGACGACTACGACGGGATGGACGCGACCGCGCAGCGGTCGCTGGTCGAGCGCGTGCGCCACGACGACAGCCCGGTCCCCGAGCAGCTGCACCACTGA
- a CDS encoding DUF2240 family protein, producing the protein MSLEVAVAVPFKHRAKERLGEGEFVVALSLDRDWFSPDQAKRLVDVAVGRGLVDEEDGDLVARFDPDDVLVPEGFTPDESILREQSTFETALDAIVAAGVEKQRAVAAINERQRALAVTIEAAAVLVAKEHGAAVDHLAPDVREELAAAGGDSGDESEGGADDDAAADAAGDA; encoded by the coding sequence ATGAGCCTCGAGGTCGCCGTCGCCGTCCCGTTCAAACACCGCGCGAAGGAGCGGCTGGGCGAGGGCGAGTTCGTCGTCGCGCTGTCGCTCGACCGCGACTGGTTCTCGCCGGACCAGGCGAAGCGGCTCGTCGACGTCGCGGTCGGTCGCGGGCTGGTGGACGAGGAGGACGGCGACCTCGTCGCGCGGTTTGACCCCGACGACGTGCTCGTTCCGGAGGGGTTCACGCCGGACGAGTCGATCCTCCGCGAGCAGTCCACCTTCGAGACCGCCCTCGACGCCATCGTCGCGGCCGGGGTGGAGAAGCAGCGCGCCGTCGCCGCGATCAACGAGCGGCAGCGCGCGCTCGCGGTCACCATCGAGGCGGCCGCGGTCCTCGTCGCGAAGGAGCACGGCGCCGCGGTCGACCACCTCGCGCCCGACGTGCGCGAGGAGCTCGCTGCCGCCGGCGGCGACAGCGGCGACGAGAGCGAAGGAGGCGCGGACGACGACGCGGCGGCCGACGCCGCGGGTGACGCCTGA
- a CDS encoding methyl-accepting chemotaxis protein — protein sequence MAESGVTSGTTTGQSRGRGEKLREVVRYIPDGTSMPTEMWRPRHRNILISIAVQVPFLIALGLYSGTESFTGAQIPAAPMWMLGGFTAVILGTAALANVSRLGRRQRTVLAAFSLMTVSMALVKLSGGYIEAHFSFFVFVAVLALYEDWVPFAVGVGYVAVGHGAFSLIDSSLVYNHAAAIENPIVWGGIHAFFVLGLVGALIVNWYSIEKSREEAQRQLDLVAEQKAEIQDVEEAKAEVEQRREEVEWLNQHLETKADDYSATMDRAADGDLTVRLDADSESEAMEQIGAAFNEMMDDIEATMRDVQSFAGEVSAASEKTVEGVDTAEARSEDVRRSIEEIAEGADDQREMLEQVSGEMNNLSATIEEVASSTETVADAAQQTASIADEGQDTAGEAIDSVQESRDAIGETAEKVRVLDERMEDIGEIVDLISDIAEQTNLLALNANIEAARAGGGGGGSDGFAVVADEVKQLAEETQEAAQEIEELIAGTQAQTQATVAEVRTAEEHMEEGAEAVRDAADAFAEVADNAAETDDGIREISKATDDQAASTEETVSMAEEVAGISRSTADEADEVGEAADEQLAAMSQATAEAGSLADQAERLRALLRKFEVGGESPDDPSASGTRNVAMGDGGRSD from the coding sequence ATGGCAGAGTCAGGGGTCACGTCGGGAACGACGACCGGCCAATCGCGAGGGAGAGGCGAGAAACTCAGGGAGGTCGTCAGGTACATCCCGGACGGCACCTCGATGCCGACGGAGATGTGGCGGCCGCGCCACCGGAACATCCTGATCTCGATCGCGGTGCAGGTGCCGTTCCTGATCGCGTTGGGGCTGTACAGCGGGACCGAGTCGTTCACCGGGGCGCAGATCCCCGCGGCACCGATGTGGATGCTCGGCGGCTTCACCGCCGTCATCCTCGGCACCGCGGCGCTGGCGAACGTGTCTCGACTCGGCCGCCGCCAGCGGACGGTGCTCGCGGCGTTCAGCCTCATGACCGTCTCGATGGCGCTGGTGAAGCTGTCGGGCGGGTACATCGAGGCGCACTTCAGCTTCTTCGTGTTCGTCGCGGTGCTCGCGCTGTACGAGGACTGGGTCCCGTTCGCCGTCGGCGTCGGGTACGTCGCGGTCGGCCACGGCGCGTTCAGCCTGATCGATTCGAGCCTCGTCTACAACCACGCCGCGGCGATCGAGAACCCGATCGTCTGGGGGGGTATTCACGCGTTCTTCGTCCTCGGGCTCGTCGGCGCGCTGATCGTCAACTGGTACTCGATCGAGAAGTCGCGCGAGGAGGCGCAGCGCCAGCTCGACCTCGTCGCCGAGCAGAAGGCGGAGATCCAGGACGTCGAGGAGGCGAAGGCGGAGGTCGAGCAGCGCCGCGAGGAGGTCGAGTGGCTGAACCAGCACCTCGAGACGAAGGCCGACGACTACAGCGCGACGATGGACCGCGCGGCCGACGGCGACCTCACGGTCCGGCTGGACGCCGACAGCGAGAGCGAGGCGATGGAGCAGATCGGCGCCGCGTTCAACGAGATGATGGACGACATCGAGGCGACGATGCGGGACGTCCAGTCGTTCGCCGGCGAGGTGTCCGCGGCCAGCGAGAAGACGGTCGAGGGCGTCGACACCGCCGAGGCGCGCAGCGAGGACGTGCGCCGGTCGATCGAGGAGATCGCCGAGGGGGCGGACGACCAGCGCGAGATGCTCGAACAGGTCTCCGGCGAGATGAACAACCTCTCGGCGACGATCGAGGAGGTCGCCTCCTCGACGGAGACGGTCGCCGACGCGGCCCAACAGACCGCGTCGATCGCCGACGAGGGACAGGACACCGCGGGCGAGGCGATCGACAGCGTCCAAGAGTCGCGGGACGCGATCGGCGAGACGGCGGAGAAGGTCAGGGTCCTCGACGAGCGGATGGAAGACATCGGCGAGATCGTCGACCTGATAAGCGACATCGCGGAGCAGACGAACCTGCTCGCGCTCAACGCCAACATCGAGGCCGCGCGGGCCGGCGGCGGCGGCGGGGGGAGCGACGGGTTCGCGGTCGTCGCCGACGAGGTCAAGCAGCTGGCCGAGGAGACGCAGGAGGCGGCCCAGGAGATCGAGGAGCTCATCGCCGGCACGCAGGCGCAGACGCAGGCGACGGTCGCGGAGGTCCGGACCGCCGAGGAGCACATGGAGGAGGGCGCCGAGGCGGTGCGGGACGCCGCCGACGCGTTCGCCGAGGTGGCGGACAACGCCGCCGAGACGGACGACGGCATCCGCGAGATCAGCAAGGCGACCGACGACCAGGCCGCGAGCACGGAGGAGACGGTGTCGATGGCCGAGGAGGTCGCGGGGATCAGCCGGTCGACCGCCGACGAGGCCGACGAGGTCGGCGAGGCGGCCGACGAGCAGCTCGCCGCGATGTCGCAGGCGACCGCCGAGGCCGGCTCGCTCGCGGACCAGGCCGAGCGGCTCCGGGCGCTGCTCCGGAAGTTCGAGGTCGGCGGGGAGTCGCCCGACGACCCGTCGGCGTCGGGAACGCGCAACGTCGCGATGGGCGACGGCGGGCGGTCGGACTGA
- a CDS encoding DNA double-strand break repair nuclease NurA: MTLDPIHVENIARLAYGIAGDVDTTDHDDLAGRVWRDWLPELRRDGRVVIEPVGDHERRLAPVDDAALAERPFETVHGLDSGTINPTTFKNGLVVDVAHAAMASEPTDLDLHRDRTIVATVHAGDSTADFDDDWRKRDDGHTRQRVLHAPRVNRYAEGVVHALALYLAEGTHALDHADEVDDLLVLDGPIYPKELFTWDDRNPELGALAREAKPRAVVEKYVRLVERFVERDVPLAGFVKNPSSGTIVRALGRKGVEPPWPDDTALFTRLLERREAGSRAGGAAGGDGDDAAGSARGDRLDDALTFTTWFHSRGGADATMAADGDALGIDRELDPELYEPTFTVVYDPRTDVTYKLEAPYAFTRDAATRDRLTRQVLADVATTRGPPEAVAKADELARIDATEKAALRRKFEERFDSDQQATYDDLRWGKERF; this comes from the coding sequence GTGACGCTCGATCCGATCCACGTCGAGAACATCGCGCGGCTCGCGTACGGGATCGCGGGCGACGTGGACACGACCGACCACGACGACCTCGCGGGGCGCGTGTGGCGCGACTGGCTCCCCGAGCTCCGCCGCGACGGCCGCGTCGTGATCGAGCCCGTCGGCGACCACGAGCGCCGGCTGGCCCCCGTCGACGACGCCGCCCTCGCCGAGCGCCCGTTCGAGACCGTCCACGGGCTCGATTCGGGCACGATCAACCCGACCACATTTAAAAACGGGCTCGTCGTCGACGTGGCCCACGCCGCGATGGCGAGCGAGCCGACGGACCTGGACCTGCACCGCGACCGAACCATCGTCGCGACCGTCCACGCCGGCGACTCCACCGCTGACTTCGACGACGACTGGCGCAAGCGCGACGACGGCCACACCCGCCAGCGCGTGCTCCACGCGCCGCGGGTGAACCGGTACGCCGAGGGGGTCGTCCACGCGCTTGCGCTGTACCTCGCCGAGGGGACCCACGCGCTCGACCACGCCGACGAGGTCGACGACCTGCTCGTCCTCGACGGCCCGATCTATCCCAAGGAGCTGTTCACGTGGGACGACCGCAACCCCGAGTTGGGCGCGCTCGCGCGCGAGGCGAAGCCCCGCGCGGTCGTCGAGAAGTACGTCCGGCTGGTCGAGCGGTTCGTCGAGCGCGACGTGCCGCTCGCCGGCTTCGTGAAGAACCCCTCCAGCGGCACCATCGTCCGCGCGCTGGGCCGGAAGGGCGTCGAGCCGCCGTGGCCCGACGACACCGCGCTGTTCACCCGGCTGCTGGAGCGCCGGGAGGCGGGAAGTCGTGCGGGCGGCGCCGCCGGCGGCGACGGCGACGATGCGGCCGGCAGCGCCCGCGGCGACCGCCTCGACGACGCGCTCACGTTCACCACGTGGTTCCACAGCCGCGGGGGCGCCGACGCGACGATGGCGGCCGACGGCGACGCGCTCGGGATCGACCGCGAGCTCGACCCCGAGCTGTACGAGCCGACGTTCACCGTCGTGTACGACCCCCGAACCGACGTGACCTACAAGCTGGAGGCGCCGTACGCGTTCACTCGCGACGCGGCGACCCGCGACCGGCTCACCCGACAGGTGCTCGCCGACGTGGCGACGACCCGGGGGCCGCCCGAGGCCGTCGCGAAGGCCGACGAGCTGGCGCGGATCGACGCCACGGAGAAGGCCGCGCTCCGCCGGAAGTTCGAGGAGCGGTTCGACAGCGACCAGCAGGCGACGTACGACGACCTGCGGTGGGGGAAGGAGCGCTTCTAA